The Gemella haemolysans genome includes a region encoding these proteins:
- a CDS encoding LexA family protein, translated as MTTTFSIRFKKCLKEKNIKQAELARSTKITPSSISDWSKGKYTPKRDKLQIIADYLSVNPAWLMGESDIMDAESLDNSLNSNNDYLDDVSKLPILGTICAGDGVYIEEEYDEHIFIDQGMRADFALRVKGDSMIEAGIFDGDLVFIRQQSSVRNGKIAAVRLTEWNEASLKKIFVKNDNVILYPCNPDYEPIVTRNVEIIGECVGVYREL; from the coding sequence ATGACTACAACTTTTAGTATTAGATTTAAAAAATGTTTAAAAGAAAAAAATATAAAACAAGCTGAACTAGCTCGTTCGACAAAAATTACACCTTCATCAATTAGCGATTGGTCTAAAGGTAAATACACACCAAAAAGAGATAAATTGCAAATTATAGCCGATTATTTATCAGTAAATCCTGCTTGGCTTATGGGAGAAAGTGATATAATGGACGCAGAATCTCTAGATAATAGTTTAAATTCTAATAATGATTATTTAGATGATGTTTCTAAACTTCCTATATTGGGTACAATCTGCGCAGGAGATGGTGTTTATATTGAAGAAGAATATGATGAACATATTTTTATAGATCAAGGTATGCGTGCAGATTTTGCACTTCGTGTGAAAGGCGATAGTATGATAGAAGCCGGAATATTTGATGGTGACTTAGTTTTCATTCGTCAACAAAGTTCTGTAAGAAATGGTAAAATAGCTGCTGTTAGATTAACGGAATGGAACGAAGCTTCACTAAAGAAAATATTCGTTAAGAATGACAATGTAATTCTTTATCCTTGTAATCCTGACTATGAACCTATAGTAACACGTAACGTTGAAATTATTGGTGAGTGCGTCGGTGTATATAGAGAGCTATAA
- a CDS encoding IS1182 family transposase, with protein METDAAFRWFLGIPFSKPVPHYSTFSQNYIRRFQGTDVFEQLFINIVNQAIDKKLVGGIEFFTDSTHIKANANKRKFNIEVTTRVKERKLDLEKEINEEREKIGKKPFQYKEKEELKRQRVNTTDPDSGYYHRDHKEEGFMYLDHRTVDGKNNIIMDCHITPGNVHDSGPYIDRLNQIEKNFGLTSGKVALDSGYYSLDILKQLDKKSIFSVIGYRRFSKSKDKKYFKYIPEKDIFVDRRTGEIFRYRNIDRNGYKQYKSDDKNEKKIIRRHINADYYDKARTRRLSKEGKILYKRRKETVERSFADSKQNHGYRYALYRGKAKVQSYAWLSCCVQNMKTIALREV; from the coding sequence ATAGAAACAGATGCTGCATTTAGATGGTTTTTAGGGATACCATTCTCTAAACCAGTTCCTCACTACTCTACATTTTCACAAAACTATATCCGACGATTTCAAGGAACTGACGTATTCGAACAATTATTTATAAATATAGTGAACCAAGCAATTGATAAAAAATTAGTAGGTGGTATAGAGTTCTTTACTGATTCAACACATATAAAAGCTAACGCAAACAAAAGAAAATTCAACATAGAAGTAACTACAAGAGTAAAAGAAAGAAAATTAGACTTAGAAAAAGAAATAAACGAAGAGAGAGAAAAAATAGGAAAAAAGCCTTTTCAATATAAAGAAAAAGAAGAACTAAAAAGACAACGAGTTAACACAACTGATCCAGACAGCGGTTATTATCACAGAGATCATAAAGAAGAAGGTTTTATGTATTTAGATCATAGAACGGTAGATGGAAAAAATAATATAATCATGGATTGTCACATAACTCCAGGAAACGTTCATGATAGTGGTCCATATATAGATAGATTAAATCAGATAGAAAAAAATTTCGGATTAACTTCAGGGAAAGTTGCGTTAGATAGCGGATATTATTCTCTAGACATACTAAAACAGTTAGATAAAAAAAGTATATTTTCAGTGATAGGATATAGAAGATTCTCAAAATCAAAAGATAAAAAATATTTTAAATACATACCCGAAAAAGATATATTTGTAGATAGACGAACAGGAGAAATATTTAGATACAGAAATATTGATAGAAATGGATATAAGCAATATAAGAGTGATGATAAAAATGAGAAGAAAATAATAAGACGTCATATAAATGCAGATTATTATGATAAAGCAAGAACAAGACGATTGTCTAAAGAAGGAAAGATACTGTATAAAAGAAGAAAAGAAACAGTAGAGCGCAGTTTTGCAGATTCAAAACAAAATCATGGATATAGATATGCACTATATAGAGGGAAAGCCAAAGTACAGTCGTACGCTTGGTTGTCTTGTTGTGTTCAAAATATGAAAACAATAGCACTAAGAGAGGTGTAA
- a CDS encoding transposase, with translation MFNREENIKDEIILMTLSEIVPKDHFLKKVAEAIDFKFIYDLTEKYYSLTSGRNSLDPVVLFKLVFLKDFYGIKSMRETIIKNRNRCCI, from the coding sequence ATGTTTAATAGAGAAGAAAATATAAAAGATGAAATAATATTAATGACGTTATCAGAAATAGTTCCTAAAGACCATTTTTTGAAAAAAGTAGCCGAAGCAATTGATTTTAAATTTATTTATGATTTAACAGAAAAATACTATAGTCTCACATCAGGTAGAAATAGTTTAGACCCTGTTGTGCTATTCAAATTGGTGTTCTTAAAAGATTTTTACGGAATAAAATCTATGAGAGAAACAATAATAAAGAATAGAAACAGATGCTGCATTTAG